The Miscanthus floridulus cultivar M001 chromosome 17, ASM1932011v1, whole genome shotgun sequence genome has a window encoding:
- the LOC136517664 gene encoding uncharacterized protein, whose translation MAGGPVILPADPWERSDVTEEKLQSLVEAGLLRPITDPDEPEWIAPGDESEPRPRDGYVVSFVVFHERGFGSPADSFMRALPHYYGVELHNFSPNSIAQAAIFVAVCEGYLGIAPHWELWLHLFRATFTSKPGGTRGARKAQRAGGCTLHVRQDRQSLYIPAQLSTSNRRWYDGWFYLRNDGGGLPPYTGRVVESQPEKWGYGVVKADQPRLEPLLRALGKLRDHGLSAAVVVAAFHRRRVLPLMARRRRLFEMTPGDSIVGVKMSAFALTDDETLRRVREAVDGKPRLGDLTPFPMRPSRGYISLVSRMLPRLPRPSCPLSYFVVPAGDKRRARLPAARSRGRPAAICEQGACRGGEEEKRCQGGEAHEEAPCARKAGRPSPASESRWSPVGAVSLVVGVGFFERRRRARGGVGLPGTPPRHQGDGSRGAGKEPDAPRRRRRRPGASGGPSRGRGRHTRGAGVGGACRQPGGFDDGGGAGDRGGDPIISAKGRGGAGVRRRPAGAGGYRGCAAATTAAVAEEAGGVEAVASPFAVSVFPGGVRFLFAPWLHADLGSVFSSSQTLLVGDPPLAPRKALKVNVSSSAHQAAEAQAGVRRGAASGEAVSGEAAAQEKEAEASAIAEAIEGEAGAPEASNVRAVDAGAIEVEMAEARAPESVEAEVMETEQVLAPPLVQTISSDDSSRGKEAADVEAVSTAEQPVPDPAEGSSALVRLRPEPRGWNFPRVFWRNRADPEGEPVFALEDTTEGGHWGTLEQYRQLAVRSLQTAMTIIGQDLPGVTRELEARSLGKSVFLRNERDIWDQLRRQKGLLADAQGLLSARSAEVEDLRLRCADIQAELATAKEQSAPLVAKIKELEEERDSFRLRAQEATASAKETAGQLGAEQSEHQATKVALAEATQAAEASRVEASAWKSKAEGLEKEASQAAEASVAAQAALDVEVREHEALRSAVRSACEALDAEEVQSASSLGSRLIALSGHVRERLRGALHTGVKRALAVISSHYAINLEAVSDGYVLPEDDEEADAEVVRLLEAAEAPGTALAKLFEEEVVPPAPAADP comes from the exons atggccggtggtcccgtcatcctcccggcggatccctgggagcggtccgacgtcaccgaggagaagctgcagtcgctcgtggaggccggtcttcttcgcccgatcaccgaccccgacgagccggagtggattgctccgggggacgagtcggagccgaggccacgcgacggttacgtggtgagcttcgtcgtcttccatgagcgaggcttcgggtcgccggcggatagcttcatgcgggcactcccgcactactatggcgtggagctgcacaatttcagccccaactccatcgcgcaggcggccatcttcgtcgccgtctgtgaggggtacctggggatcgctccccactgggagttgtggctccatttgttccgagcgacgttcacctccaagccgggggggacgaggggggctcggaaggcgcagagggccggcggttgcacccttcacgtgcgccaagaccggcagtccctctacatcccggcccagctgtcaacgtccaaccgtcgttggtatgacggctggttctatctccgcaacgacggcggaggacttcccccttataccgggcgggtcgtagagagtcaaccggaaaaatggggatacggcgtcgtcaaggccgatcagcctaggctggagcccctcttgagggccttggggaagctgcgtgaccacggcctttcggcggccgtggttgtggcggcttttcaccgccggagggtgttgccgctgatggcccggcggcggcggctattcgagatgaccccgggcgattcgatcgtcggtgtcaagatgtccgccttcgcccttaccgacgacgagaccctgcgtcgggtgagagaagcGGTGGACGGGAAGCCGAGGCTTGGTGACTTgacgccgttcccgatgcgcccgtcgcgggggtacatTTCACTGGTAAGTCGGATGTTGCCGAGGCTTCCGCGGCCTTCTTGTCCGTTGTCTTACTTTGTCGTTCccgcaggggataagagacgtgcgaggctccccgccgcccgttcccgaggacgcccggcggcgatctgtgaacagggcgcgtgccgaggaggagaagaagaaaaaagatgccaaggaggcgaagcgcacgaagaagctccttgcgcgcgaaaagctggacgcccgtcgccggcgtcagagtctcgatggtctcccgttggagccgtctccctcgtcgtcggtgtcggattcttcgagcgacggcggcgggcgcgaggtggggtcggcctgcctggaacacctccccgacatcagggagatggttcccggggcgccggcaaggagcctgacgcccctaggaggaggaggaggcgtcccggggccagtggcggcccgtcccggggccgaggccgacacacccgtGGTGCGGGTgttggaggagcgtgccgtcagcccggtgggttCGACGatggaggtggagcgggtgaccgtgggggcgaccccatcatCTCCgcaaagggtcgaggaggtgccggggtccgacggaggccagctggcgCTGGTGGATACCGAGGctgcgctgctgccaccaccgccgctgttgcagaggaggcaggcggtgtcgaagcggttgcatccccgttcgcggtaagcgtcttcccTGGTGGAGTccgcttcttgtttgccccttggttgcatgctgaccttgggagtgtcttttcttccagccagacgcttctggtgggagaccctcccttggcgccccgtaaggcgctcaaggtgaacgttagctcctccgcccatcaggcagcggaggcgcaggctggcgtgcgacgcggcgcggcgtcgggcgaggccgtttcgggggaggcggctgcccaggagaAGGAGGCTGAGGCGTCTgctattgccgaggccattgagggcgaggccggagcccccgaggcctccaACGTCAGGGCGGTGGATGccggggccatcgaggtagagatggcggaggccagagcccccgagtccgtcgaggccgaggtgatggagacggagcaagttttggcgccgcccctggttcagacaatctcgtctgatgattcctcccgagggaaggaggcggcggacgtcgaggcggtcagtaccgcggagcaaccagtcccagatcccgccgaggggagttcggctcttgtccggctacggcccgagcctcgcgggtggaacttcccgcgtgttttctggcggaaccgggctgaccccgagggggagcccgtgttcgcccttgaagataccacagagggggggcattggggtaccctcgagcagtaccgccaactggcagtgcgatcgctgcagacagcgatgactattatcggtcaggacttgcccggtgtcacgcgg gagctcgaggcccgatcccttgggaagtcggtgttcctgcgaaatgagagggatatctgggaccagctccggcgccaaaagggcctgcttgccgatgcccaggggctattgtcggcacggagtgcggaagtggaggacctccgccttcgttgtgctgatattcaggcggagttggccacggctaaggagcagtccgcccctctggtggccaagatcaaggaactggaggaggagcgagactccttcaggcttcgggcccaagaggcgacggcctctgctaaggaaacagccgggcagctgggtgcggagcagagcgagcatcaggcgacgaaagtcgccttggcagaggctacccaggcggccgaggcctctcgggtcgaggcctcagcctggaagagcaaggccgagg GTCTGGAGAAAGaagcctcccaggcggctgaggcctccgtcgcggcgcaagcagcgctggatgtcgaggtccgggagcacgaggcgctgcgcagcgctgtccggtccgcctgcgaggctctggacgccgaggaggtccaatcagctagctcccttgggagccgcctgatcgcgttgagcggccacgtccgcgagagactccgaggggcgttgcacacgggtgtcaagcgtgccctggccgtcatctcctcgcactacgccatcaacctcgaggctgtcagcgacggctatgtgttgccagaagatgacgaggaggctgatgcagaggtcgtgaggctgttggaggcggccgaggcgccTGGCACTGCGTTGGCCAagctatttgaagaagaggtggtccctcccgcgccagccgccgatccttga